The following are from one region of the Oncorhynchus masou masou isolate Uvic2021 chromosome 24, UVic_Omas_1.1, whole genome shotgun sequence genome:
- the LOC135511932 gene encoding beta-1,3-N-acetylglucosaminyltransferase radical fringe-like yields MHVSSMGVSKLCFLFSLALCALLLLIPTLQPSQHQGDLPRPRAHNKPARHPGRLVVPLQTDMGKVTVGRNVIDGDSMGQSTPRETKRSVDGDWVYTARRADTQGAGKHIDSQTGSEGDFLHRTGGVTGAGGSRPRNPLELKDIFIAVKTTRKYHKSRLDLLFQTWVSKAKEQTFIFTDGEDQELRSRAGANVINTNCSAAHTRQALCCKMSVEYDKFIESQRKWFCHMDDDNYVIVPSLLKLLSSYHHTQDVYLGRPSLDHPIEAAERVKSDGSVSVKFWFATGGAGFCISRGLALKMSPWASLGNFISTAEKIRLPDDCTMGYIIEALLEVTLTHTHLFHSHLENLQRLPTDTVLEQVTLSYGGFENRRNVISIGGAFSLVEDPSRFKTVHCLLYPDTDWCPSMGHH; encoded by the exons ATGCATGTTTCCTCAATGGGTGTCAGCAAGCTCTGCTTCCTGTTCTCCCTGGCTCTCTGTGCCCTGTTGCTCCTCATTCCCACCCTCCAGCCCTCACAGCATCAGGGGGACCTTCCCCGGCCTCGGGCCCACAACAAGCCTGCCCGGCACCCTGGACGTCTGGTGGTTCCTCTCCAGACAGATATGGGGAAAGTGACAGTGGGGCGTAATGTAATTGATGGTGACTCTATGGGACAGAGTACACCCAGAGAGACCAAGAGGTCTGTGGATGGGGACTGGGTGTATACAGCTCGTCGAGCTGACACCCAGGGCGCTGGGAAGCATATAGACTCTCAGACAGGGTCAGAGGGGGACTTCCTCCACAGAACTGGGGGTGTGACGGGGGCTGGAGGGTCTCGGCCCAGGAACCCTCTGGAGCTGAAAGACATTTTCATAGCGGTGAAGACCACCAGGAAGTACCACAAGTCCAGATTGGATCTGCTGTTCCAGACCTGGGTGTCCAAAGCCAAAGAACAG ACCTTTATATTCACAGATGGGGAGGATCAGGAGCTGAGGAGTAGAGCAG GGGCTAACGTCATCAACACCAACTGTTCAGCAGCACACACGCGGCAGGCCCTGTGCTGTAAGATGTCTGTGGAATACGACAAGTTCATCGAGTCACAGAGGAA gtggttCTGCCATATGGATGATGATAACTATGTGATTGTACCCAGTCTGCTGAAGCTGCTGTCCTCCTACCACCACACACAGGATGTTTATCTGGGCCGGCCCAGCCTTGACCACCCCATAGAGGCCGCAGAGAGGGTCAAGAGTGACGGATCT GTGTCAGTGAAGTTCTGGTTTGCTACAGGAGGAGCAGGGTTCTGTATCAGTCGTGGTCTGGCCCTCAAGATGAGTCCATGGGCTAG tctGGGCAACTTCATCAGCACGGCGGAGAAGATCCGTCTCCCTGACGACTGCACCATGGGTTACATCATTGAGGCGCTGCTGGAggtgacactgacacacacacacctcttccacTCCCACCTGGAGAACCTGCAGAGGCTTCCCACAGACACCGTGCTGGAGCAG gtCACTTTGAGCTACGGGGGATTTGAGAACAGGAGGAATGTGATCAGCATTGGAGGAGCCTTCTCTCTGGTGGAGGACCCGTCACG gtttAAGACTGTCCACTGCCTCCTCtacccagatactgactggtgtccTAGTATGGGTCACCATTGA